Within the Mesotoga sp. UBA6090 genome, the region GCCGGGTTTTCGACTGGCAATCCGAGAGGAAGGACCGAGACAAAGGCAGTTATGGGGGGAACCTTTATCGGGCTGGGAGTGGCTCCAATAATCCTCCTGGGCTCAACGACTGCCTTCACTTTTCTGGGGATAGTCTATTTGTTCATCGCTGCAACGCGAATTTTATCAACGTTTGTGGACAAGTCTTACACGTTCACCAATTTAATTATCCTTCTTGTTGAAATAGCATTTGGTCTAATTATGGTGATTTCTGTGTGAACTGATAGAAACCGACTTAGGTCGGTTTTTTTATGCAAAGAGTTCTTACCCTTGTGAGCTCGATTGAAGAAATGGAGGAAAGAAAATTGAGAGAGGAAGATCTAAAGAGGGCAATACTTGAAGCATGGTCAAAACGATTGGGTTTTTCATCTGATAGATTTTTTCTTGGAACGCATTTCTTTTTTCCCGATGAGAGCAAGAGAGGGAAGGGCGGGATCGAGCAACTGAGTTTTGAAAGGCAGACAGTCATCTTATACGATCCCTTGTTGGAAGATGTTTTCAAGTCTTTAGAAACCCAGGATGAGAATCCCGGCGACTATTTGGCCGATTTGATTCGAGACTCGTTTCTTCTTTTGAAGAAGACTTCCATCAAATATCTCAATCCTTCAAATTACGTTCCTTTTTACCCGCCTGCCGAGTTCACAGTAAGAAGGCTCAATCAAGGGGACAGAACGGCCTTTTATCGTTTCAGAAATAAGTGCACCAGGGAGGATCTGGCCGAGGGGTTTGTAGAGCTTGATCACGTTGCCGTTTTCGGAGCGCTCTACGAAGACGAAATCGTTGCGGTTTCGAGCATAATCGAGTGGGATGAAATCGCAGATATCGGCATAATTACAATGCCTGATTTCAGGGAGCTCGGTCTGGGTAAAGCTCTTGGTTCTAGAGCGAGCGAGTGGGCGGTCATAAACAAAAAACTTATTCAGTACAGACATAACGTCTTGAACTATGGATCGCTTAAGGTTTCTCGAGCACTGGGGTTTAGAGAGTACATTGTAGATCAG harbors:
- a CDS encoding DUF4345 family protein codes for the protein MKIAFTIIRFIVAVLTAVTGVYIVLRPESYAKLAGFSTGNPRGRTETKAVMGGTFIGLGVAPIILLGSTTAFTFLGIVYLFIAATRILSTFVDKSYTFTNLIILLVEIAFGLIMVISV
- a CDS encoding GNAT family N-acetyltransferase, yielding MREEDLKRAILEAWSKRLGFSSDRFFLGTHFFFPDESKRGKGGIEQLSFERQTVILYDPLLEDVFKSLETQDENPGDYLADLIRDSFLLLKKTSIKYLNPSNYVPFYPPAEFTVRRLNQGDRTAFYRFRNKCTREDLAEGFVELDHVAVFGALYEDEIVAVSSIIEWDEIADIGIITMPDFRELGLGKALGSRASEWAVINKKLIQYRHNVLNYGSLKVSRALGFREYIVDQEYLFKG